In Mus caroli chromosome 9, CAROLI_EIJ_v1.1, whole genome shotgun sequence, a single window of DNA contains:
- the LOC110301457 gene encoding olfactory receptor 7D4-like, which translates to MKPENQTNILEFLLLGFSQYPEHQPMIFGLFLLMFVVTVLGNLLIILAVSIDSHLHTPMYFFLSNLSFSDIGFISTTVPKMLVNIQTQSKSITYAECITQIYFFMLFGGMDTLLLTVMAYDRFVAICHPLHYSVIMNPQLSGLLVLVSWFISFSYSLIQSLLMLRLSFCTNQIIKHFYCEYAKALTIACSDTLINHILLYVMIFVLGFIPFSGILYSYSKIVFSILKIPSTDGKYKAFSTCGSHLSVVSLFYGTVLGVYLSSDVTSSSGKDMVASVMYTVVLFRSPE; encoded by the exons ATgaaaccagaaaaccaaacaaatattttagaatttttgctTCTGGGGTTTTCCCAATATCCAGAGCATCAACCTATGATATTTGGACTGTTTCTGCTCATGTTTGTGGTCACTGTGCTTGGGAATCTTCTCATCATTCTGGCCGTCAGCATTGACTCTCACCTGCAtactcccatgtacttcttcctatCTAATCTGTCCTTTTCTGACATTGGTTTCATCTCTACGACTGTCCCTAAGATGTTGGTGAATATACAAACACAGAGCAAGTCCATCACCTATGCAGAATGCATCACccagatttattttttcatgctCTTTGGAGGCATGGATACACTTCTCCTCActgtgatggcctatgaccgATTTGTGGCCATCTGTCATCCCCTTCACTATTCAGTCATTATGAATCCCCAACTAAGTGGCTTGTTGGTTCTTGTATCATGGTTCATTAGCTTTTCATATTCTCTGATACAGAGTCTATTGATGCTGCGGTTGTCCTTCTGCACAAATCAGATAATTAAACACTTTTACTGTGAATATGCCAAAGCCCTCACTATAGCCTGCTCAGACACACTAATCAATCATATCCTTCTTTATGTAATGATATTTGTCCTTGGCTTCATTCCTTTCTCAGGGATCCTTTATTCATACTCTaaaattgttttttctattttgaaaattccatcaacagatggaaaatataaagcattttctACCTGTGGGTCTCATCTATCAGTGGTTTCTTTATTCTATGGGACAGTCCTTGGTGTGTACCTTAGTTCTGATGTAACTTCCTCTTCTGGGAAGGACATGGTGGCCTCAGTAATGTATACAGTGGTTCTTT TCAGGAGCCCagaataa